GCGTTGCGTTCCGGCCAGATCGTGGTGCACACCTCCGGCGCGCACGGTGTCGAGGTGCTCGAACCAGCGGCGTCCGTGGGGGCGATGCCCGTGGCGCTGCACCCCGCCATGACCTTCACCGGTAGGCCGGAGGACCTGGAGCGGCTGACCGCGGCCACCGTCGCCGTGACGGCACGGCAGGACGACGAGGCCGGTTTCAGCGTCGGTGCGGCCCTGGCCGTCGAGCTCGGCGCGGAGCCGGTGCGGATCGCGGAGGAGTCCAGGAGGCTCTACCACGCGGCGCTGACCCACGGCGCCAACCACCTGGTCACCCTGGTCAACGAGAGCGCGCAGCTGCTGCGCGCGGCCGGTGTCGAAGCACCGGACCGGGTGCTCGCCCCGATGTTGTCCGCCGCGCTGGACAACTCGCTGCGGTACGGCGACCGGGCCATAACCGGCCCCGTCTCGCGCGGGGACGCGGGCACGGTTCGGGGCCACCTCGAAGTGCTGGGTGAGTCCGAACCGGAGGTGCTGGCCGGTTACGTGCAGCTGGCGAAACGTACGGCGGCCCGGGCCGAGAGCTCGGGAATGCTGCGCTCCGATGACGCGGTTGGTGTCAACGAAGTACTCGACGGGGGTTGGCGATGAGCGTGACGGACGAGCGGGGCGGTTCGGAGAGCGTCGGTGCGGGGCCCGGCTTCACCGCTGGTGAGGTGACCGTGCACCGCCTTCCCGCCGAGCTGTCGAAGGTGACGCGCACGCTGCGGCGTACCGGGCGCAAGGTCGTGCTCGTGCCCACGATGGGGGCGCTGCACGAGGGGCACCTGGAGCTGATCCGCGCCGCCCGTCGGGTTCCGAACAGCGTGACCGTGGTCTCGATCTTCGTCAATCCGCTCCAGTTCGGCCCAGGCGAGGACTTCGACAGCTACCCCCGCACCTTCGAGGAGGACCTGCGGGCCTGCGAGCGGGAGGGGGCCGAGCTCGTCTTCGCCCCGACCCGGCGGGACCTCTACGGTGACGAGCCGCGGACGACGATCGACGCGGGCGAGCCCGGACGTGAGCTGGAGGGGGCCAGCAGGCCGGGCCACTTCAGCGGCGTGCTCACCGTGGTGGCCAAGCTGTTCAACATCGTGGGGCCCGACCTGGCCCTGTTCGGGGAGAAGGACTACCAGCAGCTGGTGCTGCTGCGCCGGATGGTTCGTGAACTGGACTTTCCCACCGAGGTGCAGGGGATCCCCATCGTGCGGGAGCACGACGGGCTCGCGTTGTCCTCCCGCAACCGCTACCTGGACGAGCGGGAGCGCGCCGCCGCGCTGACGCTGTCGGCCGCGCTGGCCGCCGGGACGCACGCCGGTTCCCGCGGGGCCGACGCCGTGCTGGCGGCCGCGCGCGAGGTACTGGACTCGGAACCGATGGTCGAACTCGACTACCTGTGGCTGTGCGACCCGGAGCTGGGACCCGCACCGGAGGAGGGGGAGGCACGACTGCTGGTCGCCGCGAAGGTCGGCGGCACCAGACTGCTGGACAACGCGCTGGTGGAACTCGGCCCGGCCTCCCGCGTGGAACCGGCCCGGTAGTTCGACCCGACAGCTCGGGAAAAGGAGCAGGCATGTTCCGGACCATGCTCAAATCCAAGATCCACCGTGCCACGGTCACCCAGGCGGATCTGCACTACGTGGGCTCGGTGACCATAGACGCCGCCCTGATGGAGGCGGCCGATCTGCTGGACGGCGAGCAGGTCACGATCGTGGACGTGACCAACGGCGCGCGGCTGGAGACCTACGCGATCACCGGTGAGCGCGATTCCGGGGTGCTCGGCATCAACGGGGCCGCCGCCCACCTGGTGCATCCCGGTGACGTGGTCATCCTGATCGCCTACGGCGTCATGGACGACGCCGAGGCCAGGGTGTTCCGGCCGAGGGTGCTCTTCGTCGACGGGGACAACCGCGTGCTCGACAGCGGTGGCGACCTCGGGCACGCACCCGAGGGGTCCGGCCTGGCCACCTCCGCGGTGGGGCCCACGAGTGGTGCCCACCGGTGAGGGAACCGAGGTCTTTCCCGCTCGGCGTGGAGCCGGTAGCCGGTGACGGCCGACCGCGCGCCGGCCCGGTGAGCGGGTCCGGGACGTGACCCGTTCCGTCCGGTTCGTTCCGGTGGGTGCCGCGTGTGGGGCGCTCATCGCTGTGCCAGCTTTCGACAGGAAGGAAAACCACGGTGCTGCTCGCGATCGATGTCGGCAACACCAACATCGTGCTGGGACTCTACGAGGACGAGCCCGATGACTCCGAGCAGCGATCCGGTTCCGGCCGGAAGCCGAAGGCGCAGGCGCGACTGGTGCGGGACTGGCGGATGCGGACCGAGCCCAGGATGACCGCCGACGAGCTCGCGTTCACCATGCGCGGGTTGCTGGGGGACTACGCCGACGGGATCACCGGTATCTCGGCCCTGTCCACCGTGCCCACGCTGCTGCGCGAACTGCGGGTGATGCTCGGCCGCAACTGGAGCGACGTCCCCCGCGTGGTCGTCGAACCGGGGGTGCGTACCGGGGTTCCGCTGCTGGTGGACAACCCTAAGGAAGTCGGGGCGGACCGGGTCATCAACACACTGGCCGCGCACCACCTGTACTCCACGAACTGCGTCGTGGTGGACTTCGGCACCTCGACGAACATCGACGCCATCTCGGCGAAGGGCGAGTTCCTGGGAGGGGCGTTCGCCCCCGGGGTGGAGATCTCGCTGGACGCGTTGGCCTCGCGCGCCGCCCAGCTGCGCAAGGTCGAGCTGGTCCGGCCCCGTTCGGTGATCGGCAAGAACACGGTCGAGTGCCTGCAGTCCGGACTGCTCTACGGTTTCGCGGGGCAGGTGGACGGGCTGGTGCACAGCATCGTGTCCGAACTGGAGGAGACCCACGGCGGTCCCACCACCGTGCTGGCGACCGGTGGGTTGGCTCCGCTGGTGATCAGCGAGTCCCGGACGATCTCGCACCACGTCCCGGAGCTGACCCTGCTCGGCCTCAGGCTGGTCTTCGACCGGAACCTCGAATGAGCGGTTCGGGGGCTCGGCGTGGCCCGCGCGTCCGGTGAGCGGGCTCTGCCATCCTGCCGGAGTGTCGCGTCCGGCGGGTCCGTACCCTGGTAAACCGTGAATGACCAGGATCAATCGAGTCGCGTCGACGGAATCGAGGACCTGCCGGAACAGCTGCGGGTGCGCCGGGAGAAGCGGGAGCGTCTGTTCGCCGAGGGGCAGGACCCCTATCCGGTCTCGTTGCCCGTTACCCACGAGCTGTCCGAGGTGCGAGCCGCGCACTCCGAGCTGCCCGTGGACACCTCCAGTGGCCAGCGGGTCGGTGTGGCCGGGCGGGTGATGTTCCTGCGCAACACCGGCAAGCTCTGCTTCGCCACGTTGCGGGGCGGGGACGGCAGTGAGTTGCAGGCCATGCTCAGCCGCAACGAGATCGGTGAACAGGCCCTGTCCGACTGGAAGTCGGACGTTGACCTGGGGGACCACGTTTTCGTCGCGGGTGAGGTCATCACTTCCCGCCGTGGTGAGCTCTCGGTACTGGCCGACGAGTGGCGGATGGCGGCCAAGGCGCTGCGACCGCTGCCCGTGGCGCACAAGGAACTCAGCGAGGAGAATCGCGTTCGCCAGCGCTACGTGGATTTGTTGGTCCGCAGGCAGGCGGCCGAAACGGTTCGCACCCGTGCCGCGACGTTGCGTTCGCTGCGGGATTCGTTCGAACGGCGCGGTTACCTCGAAGTCGAGACGCCCATGCTGCAGACTTTGCAGGGAGGTGCGGCGGCCAGG
The nucleotide sequence above comes from Actinopolyspora erythraea. Encoded proteins:
- a CDS encoding Rossmann-like and DUF2520 domain-containing protein, giving the protein MSTDRHGVRSGTDADSPRTAAHERSRPRLRVGVISAGRVGSVLGAALRRSGHELGGVAAVSDAALNRVAELLPGAPVRPPDEVAEQADLVLLAVPDDALDGLVRGLVRAGALRSGQIVVHTSGAHGVEVLEPAASVGAMPVALHPAMTFTGRPEDLERLTAATVAVTARQDDEAGFSVGAALAVELGAEPVRIAEESRRLYHAALTHGANHLVTLVNESAQLLRAAGVEAPDRVLAPMLSAALDNSLRYGDRAITGPVSRGDAGTVRGHLEVLGESEPEVLAGYVQLAKRTAARAESSGMLRSDDAVGVNEVLDGGWR
- the panD gene encoding aspartate 1-decarboxylase, producing MFRTMLKSKIHRATVTQADLHYVGSVTIDAALMEAADLLDGEQVTIVDVTNGARLETYAITGERDSGVLGINGAAAHLVHPGDVVILIAYGVMDDAEARVFRPRVLFVDGDNRVLDSGGDLGHAPEGSGLATSAVGPTSGAHR
- the panC gene encoding pantoate--beta-alanine ligase; protein product: MSVTDERGGSESVGAGPGFTAGEVTVHRLPAELSKVTRTLRRTGRKVVLVPTMGALHEGHLELIRAARRVPNSVTVVSIFVNPLQFGPGEDFDSYPRTFEEDLRACEREGAELVFAPTRRDLYGDEPRTTIDAGEPGRELEGASRPGHFSGVLTVVAKLFNIVGPDLALFGEKDYQQLVLLRRMVRELDFPTEVQGIPIVREHDGLALSSRNRYLDERERAAALTLSAALAAGTHAGSRGADAVLAAAREVLDSEPMVELDYLWLCDPELGPAPEEGEARLLVAAKVGGTRLLDNALVELGPASRVEPAR
- a CDS encoding type III pantothenate kinase, which codes for MLLAIDVGNTNIVLGLYEDEPDDSEQRSGSGRKPKAQARLVRDWRMRTEPRMTADELAFTMRGLLGDYADGITGISALSTVPTLLRELRVMLGRNWSDVPRVVVEPGVRTGVPLLVDNPKEVGADRVINTLAAHHLYSTNCVVVDFGTSTNIDAISAKGEFLGGAFAPGVEISLDALASRAAQLRKVELVRPRSVIGKNTVECLQSGLLYGFAGQVDGLVHSIVSELEETHGGPTTVLATGGLAPLVISESRTISHHVPELTLLGLRLVFDRNLE